One genomic window of Elaeis guineensis isolate ETL-2024a chromosome 2, EG11, whole genome shotgun sequence includes the following:
- the LOC140855440 gene encoding BTB/POZ and TAZ domain-containing protein 4-like isoform X1, which yields MAEQEGNNVSKSSPPRAPPFVGLDAIRSRRKGSGERNCCAAEGSRMDFWDRLFTEGYGADVRVQTNCGIISAHASVLGMASPVLKSMLNNSKGRRKSISIRGVPHDAVRVFIRYLHTACCRQEEMDQFVISLLVLSHCFMITSLKQECLQKMEKGFLTTENVIDVLQLARLCDAPRLCLLCYRFIAKRFDAISTSKGWKVMRKSNPELAKEIVKSIRHAELRKQERLKRLEERKIYLQLHGAMEALIHICRDGCRTIGPIDKVLKGSDAPCNYPACKGLEFLVRHFVGCKNRVFGGCSHCKRMWQLLELHARLCDQMDECSVPLCRQLKEKMQYRKKKDDEMWNMLVSKVLEARIFSGAPFL from the exons ATGGCAGAGCAAGAGGGGAACAATGTCAGCAAAAGTTCTCCCCCAAGAGCACCACCATTTGTGGGACTGGATGCTATCCGTAGCCGTCGAAAGGGATCAGGAGAGAGGAACTGCTGTGCTGCTGAGGGTTCGAGAATGGATTTCTGGGACCGGCTTTTCACCGAAGGCTACGGAGCTGATGTTCGGGTTCAAACCAATTGCGGCATTATCTCTGCCCATGCTAGTGTTCTT GGGATGGCTTCTCCGGTGCTTAAAAGCATGTTAAATAATTCAAAGGGCCGCAGGAAATCAATCTCTATTCGTGGTGTTCCCCACGATGCGGTCCGGGTGTTCATTCGCTACCTCCACACTGCATG TTGCAGGCAGGAAGAGATGGATCAGTTTGTCATTTCTTTGCTGGTGCTGTCGCACTGCTTTATGATCACCTCACTGAAGCAGGAATGCTTGCAGAAGATGGAGAAGGGATTTCTGACCACGGAGAATGTGATTGATGTGTTGCAGCTGGCACGGCTCTGCGATGCTCCCCGTCTCTGCCTTCTTTGCTACCGCTTCATCGCAAAGAGGTTTGATGCCATCTCTACATCCAAGGGATGGAAGGTGATGAGGAAGAGTAATCCAGAGTTAGCAAAGGAAATTGTGAAGTCCATCAGACATGCTGAATTG AGAAAGCAGGAAAGGTTGAAGAGGTTGGAGGAAAGGAAGATATATCTACAGCTGCACGGGGCAATGGAAGCCTTGATTCACATTTGCAGAGATGGGTGTCGAACAATTGGTCCAATTGACAAGGTCCTCAAAGGAAGTGACGCCCCTTGCAATTACCCTGCTTGTAAGGGGCTTGAGTTCCTTGTTCGCCATTTTGTGGGGTGTAAGAATAGAGTATTTGGTGGTTGCTCTCATTGTAAGAGAATGTGGCAGCTGCTCGAACTCCATGCGAGGTTGTGTGACCAAATGGACGAATGCAGCGTTCCCTTGTGCAG GCAACTTAAGGAGAAGATGCAGTACCGCAAGAAGAAAGATGACGAGATGTGGAATATGTTGGTAAGCAAAGTACTGGAGGCAAGGATCTTTTCTGGTGCACCCTTTCTCTAG
- the LOC140855440 gene encoding BTB/POZ and TAZ domain-containing protein 4-like isoform X2, protein MAEQEGNNVSKSSPPRAPPFVGLDAIRSRRKGSGERNCCAAEGSRMDFWDRLFTEGYGADVRVQTNCGIISAHASVLGMASPVLKSMLNNSKGRRKSISIRGVPHDAVRVFIRYLHTAWQEEMDQFVISLLVLSHCFMITSLKQECLQKMEKGFLTTENVIDVLQLARLCDAPRLCLLCYRFIAKRFDAISTSKGWKVMRKSNPELAKEIVKSIRHAELRKQERLKRLEERKIYLQLHGAMEALIHICRDGCRTIGPIDKVLKGSDAPCNYPACKGLEFLVRHFVGCKNRVFGGCSHCKRMWQLLELHARLCDQMDECSVPLCRQLKEKMQYRKKKDDEMWNMLVSKVLEARIFSGAPFL, encoded by the exons ATGGCAGAGCAAGAGGGGAACAATGTCAGCAAAAGTTCTCCCCCAAGAGCACCACCATTTGTGGGACTGGATGCTATCCGTAGCCGTCGAAAGGGATCAGGAGAGAGGAACTGCTGTGCTGCTGAGGGTTCGAGAATGGATTTCTGGGACCGGCTTTTCACCGAAGGCTACGGAGCTGATGTTCGGGTTCAAACCAATTGCGGCATTATCTCTGCCCATGCTAGTGTTCTT GGGATGGCTTCTCCGGTGCTTAAAAGCATGTTAAATAATTCAAAGGGCCGCAGGAAATCAATCTCTATTCGTGGTGTTCCCCACGATGCGGTCCGGGTGTTCATTCGCTACCTCCACACTGCATG GCAGGAAGAGATGGATCAGTTTGTCATTTCTTTGCTGGTGCTGTCGCACTGCTTTATGATCACCTCACTGAAGCAGGAATGCTTGCAGAAGATGGAGAAGGGATTTCTGACCACGGAGAATGTGATTGATGTGTTGCAGCTGGCACGGCTCTGCGATGCTCCCCGTCTCTGCCTTCTTTGCTACCGCTTCATCGCAAAGAGGTTTGATGCCATCTCTACATCCAAGGGATGGAAGGTGATGAGGAAGAGTAATCCAGAGTTAGCAAAGGAAATTGTGAAGTCCATCAGACATGCTGAATTG AGAAAGCAGGAAAGGTTGAAGAGGTTGGAGGAAAGGAAGATATATCTACAGCTGCACGGGGCAATGGAAGCCTTGATTCACATTTGCAGAGATGGGTGTCGAACAATTGGTCCAATTGACAAGGTCCTCAAAGGAAGTGACGCCCCTTGCAATTACCCTGCTTGTAAGGGGCTTGAGTTCCTTGTTCGCCATTTTGTGGGGTGTAAGAATAGAGTATTTGGTGGTTGCTCTCATTGTAAGAGAATGTGGCAGCTGCTCGAACTCCATGCGAGGTTGTGTGACCAAATGGACGAATGCAGCGTTCCCTTGTGCAG GCAACTTAAGGAGAAGATGCAGTACCGCAAGAAGAAAGATGACGAGATGTGGAATATGTTGGTAAGCAAAGTACTGGAGGCAAGGATCTTTTCTGGTGCACCCTTTCTCTAG